The following DNA comes from Oreochromis niloticus isolate F11D_XX linkage group LG23, O_niloticus_UMD_NMBU, whole genome shotgun sequence.
CCTCTCAGTTTCACATCTCTAActcatttttttctccatgCAGCTCTAACAGCagtgatccaaacacagcagactGTGCTGGCAGCAGTGGGAGAAGATGCTGAATTCAGCTGTCAGCTCTTGGAGACTAAAGATGTCCTTCAGGTCACATGGCAGAAAAGCTCAAATGATGTGGAGACAAATGTTGCCACCTTCAGCAAGTACTTTGGTCCGAGAGTGAATGATGGCTTTACAGATAAATTTGGGTTTAAATATACTGGCCTACAGAACTGCTCCATAGTCATCAGGAATGTGACTGACCAAGAGGGCGGTTGCTATCACTGTCTGTTTAACACTTATCCTGAAGGCTCCTTCACTGGTAGAACCTGCCTTGAGGTCTATGGTAAGAACCTTTACCTTCTTTAATCAACAAGAAGTACCTCAAATAAACATAGTGGACATAAATGTGTTAGCAGCTGGTGTGTTTGTaagaacatccatccatccattcgcttccgcttatccttttcagggtcgcggggggcgctggagcctatcccagctgtcatagggcgagaggcggggtacaccctggacaggtcgccagtctgtcgcagggccttTGTAAGAACATGTTGATGATATTTCCTGATCCTTCACAGAGCTGCATGAACctgttgttgatgtcagagagtCAAACTCTACTGAAGAGTGGGTTGTTTCCTGTTCAGCCACTGGTCGACCTGCTCCCACTGTAACACTCAGTGTCTCACAACAAGACCTCAGCTTCTCACAGTACAACactgtcagtgtgtccaacacCAACGCTACATTCACTGTCACCACTACAGCTGTGCTCTCAGGTTCACGTAACAACAGCACACAGGTGGGATGTGCAGCACGAGTGCTCTCTGCTCCTCACAGAGAGGTGATGGTGACGATTCCTGAGGTCCAACAGACGTCTGATCATGAATATGGTGAGAAACTCTTTCAGTCACAGATTTGGAGACTGATGATATCTGGGTCAGTTTGACTGAGACCTAATATCAATgaacttaggctacgttcacactgcaggtcttaatgctcaattccgattttttgatcaaatccgatttttttgtctgcttgttcacactacaaataaaatgcgacagcaaacgcgctctagtgtgaacgctcaaagcggcccgcatgcgcaaaagaagacgtcacacacaacgcgctctgtttagacccagaccacacagtattgtttgactgatggcccttaatataaagacttgtttctgactctacgtttcccaattttgctttaagtcataacgttattttgttatttacatatggcctaataattatccttattgctgttttagaggagcggtgcttcaaaggatagttgcagatttctgtcagaatctgcagattatacagtacaaataaaatgttcacgtttctccaacgttgtcttcccaacagtttcactggatggccaggaagcattcgcgatgtcttctccggcgctgataattggcgtctgtcttgtgttggattcagtaccacatatgaaagtgacccaggtcggatttgaaaatatcagatttgtgctgttcacactgccATACAATGAttggatatgggtcgcatagggtcaaaaaagtcggatttgatgcgctttcacctgcagtgtgaacgtagcatTAGTAATTCTGCATTTCTATTTTATCCATGATTAATGTTCCGTGTTATTTGGTGTCATATGTTTCTGGCTTTTCTCTTAGATTCCTTCTGGATAATTGTAT
Coding sequences within:
- the LOC109199904 gene encoding OX-2 membrane glycoprotein-like isoform X1, which translates into the protein MAGRAMTFLLSLLAVFSNALTAVIQTQQTVLAAVGEDAEFSCQLLETKDVLQVTWQKSSNDVETNVATFSKYFGPRVNDGFTDKFGFKYTGLQNCSIVIRNVTDQEGGCYHCLFNTYPEGSFTGRTCLEVYELHEPVVDVRESNSTEEWVVSCSATGRPAPTVTLSVSQQDLSFSQYNTVSVSNTNATFTVTTTAVLSGSRNNSTQVGCAARVLSAPHREVMVTIPEVQQTSDHEYDSFWIIVLAAVAGVMVLGCVILLVTVLLKEKDKQRDLEKSKTPQKSNNKTDGNKTPLMNHENEQLRQRTSTKKTPKNINRKASPSTAKRLFEEH
- the LOC109199904 gene encoding OX-2 membrane glycoprotein-like isoform X2 gives rise to the protein MAGRAMTFLLSLLAVFSNALTAVIQTQQTVLAAVGEDAEFSCQLLETKDVLQVTWQKSSNDVETNVATFSKYFGPRVNDGFTDKFGFKYTGLQNCSIVIRNVTDQEGGCYHCLFNTYPEGSFTGRTCLEVYELHEPVVDVRESNSTEEWVVSCSATGRPAPTVTLSVSQQDLSFSQYNTVSVSNTNATFTVTTTAVLSGSRNNSTQVGCAARVLSAPHREVMVTIPEVQQTSDHEYDSFWIIVLAAVAGVMVLGCVILLVTVLLKEKDKQRNKTPLMNHENEQLRQRTSTKKTPKNINRKASPSTAKRLFEEH